From a region of the Falco peregrinus isolate bFalPer1 chromosome 5, bFalPer1.pri, whole genome shotgun sequence genome:
- the LITAF gene encoding lipopolysaccharide-induced tumor necrosis factor-alpha factor, with translation MSAPTSSPVPSAPPSYEETTGINVSYPHPYPVPEPGQKPDGKGMNPPPYMGQPAPVNNPITVQTVYVQQPVVFYDRPVQMCCPSCNQMIVTRLSYDSGALTWLSCGGLCLLGCIGGCCLIPFCIDALKDVDHTCPNCNALVGSYKRL, from the exons ATGTCTGCTCCGACTAGCAGCCCTGTCCCATCGGCACCACCTTCTTACGAGGAAACAACGGGAATCAATGTGAGCTATCCTCACCCCTATCCTGTCCCAGAACCTGGCCAGAAACCAGATGGAAAAGGAATGAACCCGCCCCCATACATGGGGCAGCCTGCACCAGTGAATAACCCCA tTACAGTTCAGACAGTGTATGTGCAGCAACCAGTAGTATTTTATGACCGCCCAGTTCAGATGTGCTGCCCCTCCTGTAATCAGATGATTGTGACACGTCTCTCATATGACTCAGGAGCTTTGACTTGGCTGTCATGTGGTGGCCTCTGCCTGCTGGG gtGTATAGGTGGCTGCTGCTTAATCCCCTTCTGCATTGATGCCCTAAAGGATGTGGATCACACCTGTCCGAACTGCAACGCTCTTGTTGGTTCTTACAAACGTCTATAG